CCCGCGCGTCCTTGATGAGCTGGTTCCGCAGGGCTTTGAACCGACCCAGGAGGAGCAGCTGAGCAGCTACGATGCAAACGACATGAAGCTCGCCACCGTCAGGGCCCTCCCACTCCTCAAGCAGGGCATCGTTGTGAGCGACCCCGAGGGGGACGACCACGGGCCCGGAACCTACACATACCCAACGGACGCGGTCTTCAAGCCGGGAGTCTTCGATCTCCTCAAGTTCAAGATGACTGAGGGCGACGATGACTGGACCCTCGAATTCTACTTCAGGGATCTCGGCGGCAACCCCTGGAACGGTCCAAACGGCTTCAGCCTCCAGATAATCGAAGCGTACTTCGACTTCAGAGACGGCGGAAACATCTCGGCGATAAAGATGTTCCCGGACGGGCCCGGAAGCAACGTCCAGCTCGACCCGCACCACCCGTGGGACGTGGCCCTCAGAATCGCGGGATGGGACTACGGAAACCTCATTATCCTCCCGAACGGAACCGTTTACCAGGGTGAGATGCAGATTTCAGCTGACCCCGTCAAGAACGCCATAATAGTCAAGGTTCCGAAGAAGTACCTGCCGAACGTTGGAGAGTACGGGCTCTATGCGGCAGTCATCACGGGCTCCCAGGACGGCTACGGCCCCGACAAGTGGAGGCCAGTGGCCGTTGAGGCGGAGCAGTGGAAGCTTGGAGGGGCGGAGGCAGACGCGGTCATCAACGGTGTAACCCCACGCGTCGTGGACGAACTCGTCCCGGCAGACTTCAGCCCGACCCAGGAGGAGCAGCTGAGCAGCTACGACGCAAAGGACATGAAGCCCGCCACCGTCCTCATGATACCCCTCGTGGAGGGCAGCGGCGGGGAGGAGCCGACCCCGACCGAGACCACCAGCGAGACGAGCAGTTCGAGCACCACATCCACGACGAGCTCACCGAGCCAGACCACCACTACCACCAGTCCGAGCACGACCCCAACGACCACATCAAGCCCCACCACAACTACCACCAGCGGTGGAGGCGGCATCTGCGGCCCTGCCGCCCTGGTGGGACTCGCCCTGCTGCCGCTCCTCGTCAGGAGGCGGCGCTGACCTTTCATTTCAAATTTTTGAGGTGATAGAATGGCCGAAGTCAAGCTCATCAACGTCTGGAAGCAGTTTGGGGAGTTCACCGCCGTCAAAGACATGAACCTCGAGGTCAAGGATGGAGAATTCATGATACTCCTCGGCCCGAGCGGCTGCGGAAAGACGACGACGCTGAGGATGATAGCGGGACTGGAGGAGCCGAGCAGGGGACAGGTGTACATAGGGGACACGCTCGTAGCAGACCCCGAAAAGGGGATCTTCGTCCCGCCCAAGGACAGGGACATAGCCATGGTCTTCCAGAGCTACGCCCTCTATCCGCACATGACGGTCTATGACAACATTGCGTTTCCCCTCAAGCTCAGAAAGGTCCCGAAGGCCGAGATCGACGAAAGGGTCAGGGAAGTCGCCGAGATGCTGGGCCTCACCGAACTCCTGAGGAGGAAGCCCAGGGAGCTCTCGGGAGGTCAGAGACAGCGTGTTGCGCTCGGAAGGGCCATAGTGAGAAAACCGCATGTATTCCTGATGGACGAGCCGCTGAGCAACCTCGACGCCAAGCTCCGTGTCAAGATGCGCGCCGAGCTGAAGAGGCTGCAGAAGCAGCTCGGAGTCACCACCATCTACGTCACCCACGACCAGGTGGAGGCAATGACGATGGGCGACAGGATAGCGGTCATCAACCAGGGTGTGCTCCAGCAGGTCGGAACTCCCGACGAAGTCTACAACAGGCCCGCCAACACCTTCGTCGCGGGCTTCATAGGCGCACCGCCCATGAACTTCATAGATGCGACGATAACAGAGGACGGCTTTGCGGACTTCGGCGGGTTCAGGCTGAAGCTCCTCCCCGACCAGGTGGAGGTTCTGAGGGACAGGGGGCTCCTTGGAAAGGAGGTTACCTTTGGAATCCGCCCCGAGGACCTCTACGACGCCATGTTCGCCCAGGTAAAGATACCGGGCGAGAACATGGCGCGGGCCATGGTGGAGATCATAGAGAACCTAGGAAACGAAAAGATAGTCCACCTGAGGGTCGGTGACATAAACTTCCTCGGTGCCTTCCGCTCGGAGTCCAAGGTCGTGGAGGGCCAGGAGGTTGACGTGGTCTTCGACATGCGCAAGGTCCACGTCTTCGAGAAGGGAAGCGGAAAGGCAGTATTCTGAAGCTTTTTAAATCCCCTTCCCTATTTTTTTCCATGAGTATAGAGGACTTCGCCGATTTTCTGGCCAGGGAGGTGCCGAAGGGCAGGATAGCCGAGCTTGGAATAGGCTTCCAGTTCAAGGTGGCGCTCAGACTCAAGGAACTGGGCTACGACGTTCTGGCCGTTGACTGGAACCCGGCGTCCGTCGAGAGGGCGGTGGAGCTCGGCCTGAACGCCGTCAGGGACGACCTCTTCAGCCCAAAGGTGGAGCTCTACGAGGGGGTCGCGGCGCTTTACTCCGTGAGACCGACCCCGGAGATAGTGCGGCCCATCCTGGGGCTCGGGCGGAAACTCCACGTCCCCGTTTACATCCTCCCCCTCACGGGGGACACCATGCCCAGGACGATGAGGCTCACCAACTTCAGGGGGCTGGCGATATACTCCGCTAAAGGTATTTAAACCGCCTCCCAATTAAGCACGGTGGTGTTATGAAGCTCTTCGGTACCGCTGGAATTAGGGGCACCCTGTGGGAGAAGGTCACCCCCGAACTCGCGATGAACCTCGGAAAGGCAGTTGGGACGTACATCAACGGGGAAACTGTGGCGGTTGCGAGGGACGGAAGGACGTCGAGCGTAATGCTCCAGAGCGCCCTCATCTCGGGACTTCTCTCAACGGGAACCGAGGTTCTTGATTTCGGTTTGATTCCGACGCCGACTCTAGCGTGGGGGACGCGGGAGCACGGCGATGGGGGAGTCATGATAACAGCGAGCCACAACCCACCGACGGACAACGGAATAAAGGTCTTCAACGGCGACGGAACGGAGTTCTACGTCGAGCAGGAGGGGGAGCTTGAGGAACTCGTTTTCTCCGGAAACTTCAGAAAGGCCACCTGGAGTGA
The Thermococcus celericrescens DNA segment above includes these coding regions:
- a CDS encoding glucodextranase DOMON-like domain-containing protein translates to PRVLDELVPQGFEPTQEEQLSSYDANDMKLATVRALPLLKQGIVVSDPEGDDHGPGTYTYPTDAVFKPGVFDLLKFKMTEGDDDWTLEFYFRDLGGNPWNGPNGFSLQIIEAYFDFRDGGNISAIKMFPDGPGSNVQLDPHHPWDVALRIAGWDYGNLIILPNGTVYQGEMQISADPVKNAIIVKVPKKYLPNVGEYGLYAAVITGSQDGYGPDKWRPVAVEAEQWKLGGAEADAVINGVTPRVVDELVPADFSPTQEEQLSSYDAKDMKPATVLMIPLVEGSGGEEPTPTETTSETSSSSTTSTTSSPSQTTTTTSPSTTPTTTSSPTTTTTSGGGGICGPAALVGLALLPLLVRRRR
- a CDS encoding ABC transporter ATP-binding protein; protein product: MAEVKLINVWKQFGEFTAVKDMNLEVKDGEFMILLGPSGCGKTTTLRMIAGLEEPSRGQVYIGDTLVADPEKGIFVPPKDRDIAMVFQSYALYPHMTVYDNIAFPLKLRKVPKAEIDERVREVAEMLGLTELLRRKPRELSGGQRQRVALGRAIVRKPHVFLMDEPLSNLDAKLRVKMRAELKRLQKQLGVTTIYVTHDQVEAMTMGDRIAVINQGVLQQVGTPDEVYNRPANTFVAGFIGAPPMNFIDATITEDGFADFGGFRLKLLPDQVEVLRDRGLLGKEVTFGIRPEDLYDAMFAQVKIPGENMARAMVEIIENLGNEKIVHLRVGDINFLGAFRSESKVVEGQEVDVVFDMRKVHVFEKGSGKAVF
- a CDS encoding UPF0146 family protein; protein product: MSIEDFADFLAREVPKGRIAELGIGFQFKVALRLKELGYDVLAVDWNPASVERAVELGLNAVRDDLFSPKVELYEGVAALYSVRPTPEIVRPILGLGRKLHVPVYILPLTGDTMPRTMRLTNFRGLAIYSAKGI